In Musa acuminata AAA Group cultivar baxijiao chromosome BXJ3-9, Cavendish_Baxijiao_AAA, whole genome shotgun sequence, a single genomic region encodes these proteins:
- the LOC135649143 gene encoding uncharacterized protein LOC135649143, whose translation MIQLLFTMLSAEVGVAVALLFKTPLRKLVILGLDRFKRGRGPVMVKTVAGTVVIVLASSLYSMAKIRSRSAEFGAFTPTDQVLMSRHLLEASLMGYSLFLVLIIDRLHHYIRELRGLRKSMEAVMKQNRVLEETKCGGSDEIKTRDREIASLNEQIKHLKFESEERIKEARAAEANVMALKKQSDDLLIEYDRLLEDNQNILNQLHSIDH comes from the exons ATGATCCAGCTGCTGTTCACGATGCTGTCGGCGGAGGTTGGGGTGGCGGTGGCCCTCCTCTTCAAGACCCCGCTCCGCAAGCTCGTTATCCTCGGCCTCGACCGTTTCAAGCGCGGCCGCGGGCCCGTCATGGTGAAGACCGTTGCAGGCACCGTCGTAATCGTCCTCGCCTCCAGCCTCTACAGCATGGCCAAGATCCGCAGCCGCTCCGCCGAGTTCGGCGCCTTCACGCCCACCGACCAGGTCCTCATGAGCCGCCACCTCCTCGAAGCATCCCTCATGG GTTATTCCCTTTTCCTTGTTCTTATTATAGACCGTCTTCACCATTACATTAGAGAATTACGTGGGCTAAGAAAGAGCATGGAGGCTGTTATGAAGCAAAACAGGGTACTGGAAGAAACAAAATGTGGGGGTTCAGACGAAATAAAAACAAGGGACAGAGAGATTGCAAGCCTGAATGAACAGATAAAACATTTAAAATTCGAGTCAGAGGAAAGAATAAAGGAAGCCAGAGCTGCAGAAGCAAATGTGATGGCTCTGAAAAAACAATCTGACGATTTGCTGATCGAATATGATCGCCTCTTGGAGGACAACCAGAACATCCTCAACCAGTTGCATTCAATCGATCACTGA